From the Leucobacter denitrificans genome, one window contains:
- a CDS encoding LysE family translocator, whose product MIETTMTAASWVTLLTTFAIAIVVPGPDTFLLLRLGVRERRAAVIAAVGIMIGNFLWTSASVLGLAALMRAFPATIPALQALGSAVLIWIGVQSIRSGIRILRSGAAAPVTSSPVPATRHPLALGFVTNISNPKALLFFTALFSQLLPSDATALDRTLIVVALTALGLAWFVLFALFTSTPSFQRWFRRATPYFDLAAGLVFLAVAGLVLFELALTVT is encoded by the coding sequence GTGATCGAGACCACCATGACTGCGGCGAGTTGGGTAACGCTCCTCACGACATTCGCTATCGCAATCGTCGTTCCAGGGCCCGATACGTTCCTGTTGCTCAGGCTCGGTGTGCGTGAGCGGCGTGCAGCGGTGATCGCTGCCGTCGGCATCATGATCGGCAATTTTCTCTGGACCTCTGCCTCGGTGCTCGGACTTGCCGCACTCATGCGAGCCTTCCCCGCCACCATCCCAGCGTTGCAGGCACTGGGATCCGCAGTTCTCATCTGGATCGGCGTTCAGAGCATCCGGAGCGGCATAAGAATCCTGAGGAGTGGCGCAGCCGCACCTGTCACAAGTTCGCCTGTTCCGGCCACTCGCCACCCGCTCGCCCTCGGGTTCGTAACCAATATTTCGAACCCGAAGGCGCTCCTGTTTTTCACGGCCCTGTTTTCGCAATTGCTGCCGAGTGATGCGACCGCTCTCGACCGCACACTCATCGTGGTTGCGCTCACGGCGTTGGGGCTCGCTTGGTTTGTACTCTTTGCCCTCTTTACGTCGACGCCAAGCTTTCAGAGATGGTTTCGACGCGCGACGCCCTACTTTGACCTTGCAGCGGGTCTAGTGTTTCTCGCCGTGGCGGGCCTCGTCTTGTTCGAGCTCGCGCTCACGGTGACGTAG
- a CDS encoding ankyrin repeat domain-containing protein, producing the protein MSEETTDDAVEFAHQLFDAAREGNTEFVLTAIDQGVPIDLSDAKGNTLLMLAAYHSHGELVAGLVERGADVNRLNDRGQSPLAGAVFKRADDVIRVLLAHGADPGAGSPTARATARMFGIDLIEHVGESARAEEDDKGGEAN; encoded by the coding sequence ATGAGCGAAGAGACAACAGACGACGCCGTTGAGTTTGCGCACCAACTGTTCGATGCGGCACGCGAGGGCAACACAGAGTTTGTGTTGACCGCAATCGATCAGGGTGTACCGATCGATCTCTCTGACGCAAAGGGCAATACGTTGCTCATGCTTGCCGCGTATCACAGCCATGGTGAGCTCGTTGCTGGGCTGGTCGAACGCGGTGCCGATGTCAATCGACTGAACGACAGGGGTCAGAGCCCGCTCGCAGGCGCAGTATTCAAGCGCGCAGACGACGTGATTCGGGTGTTGCTCGCACACGGCGCTGATCCAGGGGCTGGATCGCCGACTGCTCGCGCAACCGCGCGTATGTTCGGGATTGACCTAATTGAACATGTAGGTGAAAGCGCACGTGCCGAAGAAGACGACAAAGGCGGCGAAGCCAACTAG
- the rdgB gene encoding RdgB/HAM1 family non-canonical purine NTP pyrophosphatase, producing MNLKLVLASHNSHKLEELRRVLEPLVPGIDLVGYDGPEPVEDGLSFEENALIKARAAAAHTGLPALADDSGITVGVLGGSPGIFSARWGGRARDDQANVKLLLEQLSDIAEEHRSAGFVCAAALVLPTGEEVCELGVWEGDLLTEPIGANGFGYDPIFRPAGERRSAAEMRPEEKSLVSHRTRAFTELAPAILRLLGPAEEERSKE from the coding sequence ATGAATCTCAAACTGGTACTCGCTTCGCACAATTCACACAAACTCGAAGAGTTGCGACGCGTGCTCGAGCCGCTCGTTCCCGGCATCGACCTCGTCGGGTACGACGGCCCTGAGCCGGTCGAAGACGGCCTGAGCTTCGAAGAAAACGCGCTGATTAAGGCGAGGGCTGCGGCGGCTCATACTGGCCTTCCCGCGCTTGCCGACGACTCGGGTATCACCGTAGGTGTGTTAGGAGGAAGCCCTGGAATCTTCTCAGCGCGCTGGGGCGGTCGCGCGAGAGACGATCAGGCGAACGTGAAGTTGCTGCTAGAGCAGCTATCTGACATTGCCGAGGAACATCGGTCGGCGGGGTTTGTATGCGCGGCTGCCCTCGTGCTTCCTACGGGAGAAGAGGTGTGCGAACTCGGAGTATGGGAAGGCGACCTGCTCACTGAACCGATCGGTGCAAATGGATTCGGCTATGACCCGATCTTTCGGCCCGCGGGCGAGCGCCGATCCGCCGCCGAAATGCGCCCCGAAGAAAAGAGTCTCGTCTCGCACCGCACAAGAGCGTTCACCGAGCTTGCACCAGCGATTTTACGACTACTTGGCCCTGCTGAGGAAGAACGTTCAAAGGAGTAG
- the rph gene encoding ribonuclease PH: MTEHTRVDGRSPNDMREVTIERGWSTQAEGSALISFGNTRVLCTASFTPGVPRWLMGKGTGWVTAEYSMLPRSTNERMQRESVRGKIGGRTHEISRLIGRSLRAIIDTKALGENTIVIDCDVIQADGGTRTASITGAYVALADAIEWAREQGHIAKKSKPLTDSVAAVSVGIVDGVPMSDLAYTEDSNAETDMNVVVTGSGDFVEVQGTAEGTPFNRTELDALLDLALASAQELAEKQAAVLAR, encoded by the coding sequence ATGACGGAACACACTCGCGTAGATGGGCGCAGCCCGAACGATATGCGTGAGGTGACGATCGAGCGCGGTTGGAGCACGCAGGCGGAAGGCAGCGCGCTCATCTCGTTCGGAAACACCCGCGTGCTGTGCACGGCATCGTTCACGCCGGGTGTTCCTCGCTGGCTCATGGGCAAGGGAACCGGTTGGGTGACTGCTGAGTATTCGATGCTTCCACGATCCACAAATGAGCGCATGCAGCGTGAGTCAGTGCGCGGAAAAATTGGCGGACGTACGCACGAAATTTCGCGACTCATAGGCCGCAGCCTGCGGGCCATCATTGACACCAAGGCGCTCGGCGAGAACACCATCGTTATCGACTGTGACGTGATTCAGGCTGATGGCGGCACGCGCACGGCCTCCATCACCGGTGCCTATGTGGCACTCGCTGACGCGATCGAGTGGGCCAGAGAACAGGGCCATATCGCGAAGAAGTCGAAGCCACTCACCGACAGTGTTGCCGCTGTTTCGGTAGGGATCGTTGATGGCGTGCCGATGAGCGACCTCGCATACACCGAGGACTCCAACGCCGAAACCGATATGAACGTTGTAGTGACGGGTTCTGGCGACTTCGTTGAGGTGCAGGGAACAGCAGAGGGCACACCATTCAATCGCACTGAACTCGATGCGCTGCTCGATCTCGCGCTCGCAAGCGCACAGGAGCTTGCGGAGAAGCAGGCAGCGGTATTGGCTCGATAA
- a CDS encoding MMPL family transporter, which translates to MAEATVTESRRTRVPKWLRVLLPAVLILVWLTAAGIGGPYFGKVSEVSSNDQTSYLPESADATQVRALLGEFNDSDAIPAVLVFTSETELTETQVDEVTDAIAALPDIEGVAEDVSPPIPSEDGRALEAFVPIDSDADIGDVIGAVSQQLSDVMPDGVESFVTGPAGFSADLIEAFAGIDGLLLGVALLAVFIILILVYRSFLLPIAVLSTSMFALCVALLTVWWLAKAEVVLFSGQTQGILFILVIGAATDYSLLYVARYREQLRVHEDKWIATLGALKGSFEPILASGGTVIVGLMCLLLSDLKSNSTLGPVASIGIAFAMLSALTLLPAILYAFGRVAFWPKRPKFEPEVVAAEAGVPGSGLWPKIGQLIRRRPRVIWAVTCAVLLIGAAGMTQLQANGVSQSELVLGSSEARDGQVALGEHFPGGSGSPVYVVVAEGELEAVANNLLNNDGIDGVSVVSGDSPSGSATVTEDGITAFGPPGTPAPEPTIVDGQAMLQATLSDAADSADAESTVRGLRADFADQGTEALVGGVTATAIDTNDASIHDRNLIIPVVLVVILFILMLLLRSILAPILLILTTVISYGTALGVSALVFNGIFDFPGADPAVPLFGFVFLVALGIDYNIFLATRVREESKQFGTRDGIIRGLSVTGGVITSAGLVLAATFAALSVIPILFLVQLAFIVAFGVLLDTFLVRAFLVPALMYDIGPAVWWPSKLRHRERELEQDEARHGEKH; encoded by the coding sequence ATGGCAGAAGCAACGGTCACTGAATCGCGTCGAACCCGCGTTCCCAAGTGGCTTCGAGTACTGCTCCCGGCGGTACTCATCCTCGTGTGGCTCACCGCCGCGGGTATTGGTGGCCCGTACTTCGGTAAGGTGAGCGAGGTCTCGTCGAATGACCAGACCTCGTACCTGCCCGAGTCGGCTGACGCAACGCAGGTGCGGGCGTTGCTCGGCGAGTTTAATGACAGCGACGCGATTCCTGCGGTGCTGGTCTTCACGAGCGAGACCGAGCTGACCGAGACCCAGGTCGACGAAGTGACCGACGCGATTGCGGCGCTTCCTGACATTGAAGGCGTTGCAGAAGATGTATCGCCGCCAATCCCGTCAGAGGATGGGCGCGCACTAGAGGCCTTCGTGCCGATCGACAGTGATGCTGATATCGGAGATGTCATCGGCGCTGTGTCACAGCAGCTCAGCGATGTGATGCCAGACGGAGTGGAGAGTTTCGTCACCGGACCTGCGGGGTTCTCGGCAGACCTCATCGAGGCATTCGCTGGAATCGATGGGCTTCTCCTCGGTGTCGCGCTGCTCGCGGTCTTCATCATCTTGATTCTCGTGTACCGCTCCTTCCTGCTTCCCATCGCGGTGCTTTCAACCAGCATGTTCGCGCTCTGTGTCGCGCTGCTCACGGTGTGGTGGCTCGCAAAAGCCGAAGTCGTGCTCTTCAGCGGTCAAACGCAGGGCATCCTGTTCATCCTTGTCATTGGTGCGGCGACTGACTATTCACTGTTGTATGTCGCGAGATACCGCGAACAGTTGCGTGTGCATGAAGACAAGTGGATCGCAACACTCGGTGCACTCAAGGGGTCGTTCGAACCGATTCTCGCGTCTGGCGGCACGGTCATCGTTGGGCTCATGTGTCTCTTGCTCAGCGACCTGAAGTCGAACAGCACGCTCGGTCCGGTGGCATCAATAGGCATCGCGTTTGCAATGCTTTCGGCGCTCACGTTGCTACCGGCAATCCTGTACGCCTTTGGTCGCGTGGCATTTTGGCCAAAGCGCCCGAAGTTCGAGCCAGAGGTCGTCGCTGCTGAGGCGGGCGTGCCGGGGTCGGGCCTCTGGCCCAAGATCGGCCAGCTCATTCGCCGCCGCCCGCGCGTAATCTGGGCGGTCACCTGCGCCGTGCTGCTCATCGGTGCTGCTGGCATGACGCAGCTTCAGGCCAACGGTGTTTCTCAGTCAGAGCTCGTGCTCGGCTCGTCAGAAGCACGAGACGGCCAGGTCGCACTGGGCGAGCATTTCCCTGGTGGATCGGGTAGCCCTGTCTATGTTGTCGTAGCAGAGGGCGAACTCGAAGCTGTCGCGAACAACCTGCTCAATAACGACGGAATCGACGGTGTATCTGTGGTGAGTGGTGATTCTCCTTCAGGATCCGCCACTGTGACCGAGGACGGCATCACCGCGTTCGGTCCTCCCGGTACGCCGGCGCCCGAACCGACGATCGTCGATGGGCAGGCCATGCTTCAGGCAACACTGTCCGATGCGGCAGATTCGGCGGATGCGGAGTCGACCGTGCGCGGGTTGCGTGCAGATTTTGCGGATCAGGGAACCGAAGCACTCGTCGGCGGAGTAACCGCGACCGCAATCGACACGAACGATGCATCGATCCACGATCGAAACCTCATCATTCCCGTGGTGCTAGTCGTAATTCTCTTCATCCTCATGCTGCTGCTGCGATCCATACTCGCACCAATACTGCTCATACTCACCACGGTGATTTCGTATGGCACGGCACTCGGCGTTTCCGCGCTGGTGTTCAACGGGATCTTCGACTTCCCGGGTGCAGACCCTGCGGTGCCGCTCTTCGGCTTCGTATTCCTCGTTGCGCTCGGAATCGACTACAACATCTTCCTTGCGACTCGGGTGCGCGAGGAGTCGAAGCAGTTCGGCACCCGCGACGGAATCATTCGCGGACTGTCGGTAACTGGTGGTGTGATCACCTCAGCTGGCCTGGTGCTTGCGGCGACATTCGCAGCGCTCTCGGTAATTCCGATCCTCTTCCTGGTGCAGCTTGCGTTCATTGTCGCGTTCGGTGTGCTGCTCGACACGTTCCTGGTCCGCGCCTTCCTCGTTCCAGCGCTCATGTACGACATTGGGCCCGCGGTATGGTGGCCGTCGAAGCTACGTCACCGTGAGCGCGAGCTCGAACAAGACGAGGCCCGCCACGGCGAGAAACACTAG
- a CDS encoding aminotransferase, producing the protein MTEHSGGLVRPAVTEHEAVAIAHKCYGLEVTARELGSNQDRNFLLEERSGRKFVLRIDNAAFPDSAREAQHAAIEAYRAASVPVASVLPSQYPSGKLPESGALTTRWNGLAVRLNEFVDGSSLVDAGYLAPVVLREFGALAARSVQALVELEHPGLEREHMWDMRVAAEQTIRLSAAITDSALRERVQEAVAEADTLLAPVVDHLPVQAIHGDLTDDNVIGSYGDDARLHPQTVLDLGDLSYGWRVAELAVTVSSMLHHDESRPLRVLDTISAFHEISPLSQAEARALWPLVVLRASLLVASGWRQLEIDGDNDYARERIAGEQAIFDASRLYSVVEMTEQVLSRLGMLGEMGSDGSVRLSATHTHPEQQDAVGLGALLPGLESNVVVLDPGVESAALDGGAWLGDDAEQGLITAAFAQGHAAAVLPYGVYRLTRTQVNSADAAATWPIDTEIWVDRRVANATHAAGAEASLDVCAPVTGTVLAVDEESVRLELTHGWILSIAGFRPAVAVGHVCATGERIGTLEHRETMRSMRIGIHRADAPMVTTEPDRAALVAPERVPAWSRLSRDPARVLGLESLAQRDESDDEQQRRERAFASAQERYYERPMQVQRGWRHHLVDTTGRSYVDMVNNVSGLGHGHPGVADAVNRQIRLLNTNSRFLYRELAEYSERLLALLPEGSELDTVLLVNSGSEAVDLALRVAQAATGRRTVVALREAYHGWTMASDAVTTSAYDNPNALASRPDWIHIADVPNRFRGTYRGDAADLSVGAKYAADLGSDLDTLAAKGRDVAGFICESVLGNAGGVMLPDGYLTDVYARVRAAGGLCIADEVQVGFGRMGSSFWGFEQSGVMPDIITIAKPMGNGFPIGGVITSKRIADALSDQGQFFSSAGGNPLSCMVGIAVLDAMEEEKLQENAQVVGAKLIAGFTALAEKYEIIGPIHGEGLYLGVELVRDRETMEPAKEEAAAICERLKDLGVVVLTTSERSNVLKVKPPLCLTAESADFVVEQLELVLSTGW; encoded by the coding sequence ATGACGGAGCATTCAGGCGGGCTTGTTCGACCCGCGGTTACTGAGCACGAGGCGGTCGCGATTGCCCACAAGTGCTATGGTCTCGAGGTTACTGCCCGAGAACTTGGAAGCAATCAGGACCGAAACTTCTTGCTTGAAGAGCGGTCGGGTAGGAAGTTTGTGCTGCGCATTGACAACGCGGCATTCCCGGACTCTGCTCGCGAGGCGCAACACGCCGCAATTGAGGCCTATCGTGCTGCAAGTGTGCCGGTTGCGTCAGTACTGCCCTCGCAGTACCCGTCGGGTAAGTTGCCTGAATCAGGCGCACTGACGACACGGTGGAACGGTCTCGCTGTTCGACTGAACGAGTTCGTTGACGGCTCTTCGCTCGTCGATGCCGGGTACCTCGCACCAGTCGTTCTCCGTGAGTTTGGTGCGCTCGCGGCGCGGTCGGTTCAAGCACTAGTTGAACTTGAACACCCGGGACTCGAGCGTGAGCACATGTGGGACATGCGGGTGGCTGCTGAGCAGACGATCCGCCTGAGCGCAGCGATCACTGATTCGGCACTGCGCGAGCGCGTGCAAGAAGCGGTTGCAGAGGCTGACACGCTGCTTGCGCCCGTTGTGGATCATCTTCCCGTTCAGGCGATCCACGGCGACCTCACCGACGACAATGTGATTGGCAGCTACGGCGACGATGCGCGGTTGCACCCACAGACGGTGCTCGACCTCGGTGATCTCTCGTATGGCTGGCGGGTCGCGGAACTTGCGGTGACGGTGTCATCGATGCTGCATCATGACGAATCGAGACCGCTGAGGGTGCTCGATACGATTTCGGCATTCCATGAAATATCGCCCCTCTCGCAAGCTGAGGCGCGCGCGCTCTGGCCGCTCGTGGTGCTTCGCGCATCGTTGCTGGTGGCGAGCGGCTGGCGGCAGCTTGAGATCGACGGTGACAATGACTACGCACGTGAGCGGATCGCGGGCGAGCAGGCGATCTTTGACGCCTCAAGGCTGTACTCGGTCGTTGAGATGACCGAACAGGTGCTTTCTCGTCTCGGAATGCTCGGTGAAATGGGCAGTGACGGGAGCGTGAGGCTCAGCGCGACTCACACTCATCCAGAACAGCAGGACGCCGTTGGTTTGGGCGCCTTGCTTCCGGGCCTTGAGAGTAACGTCGTTGTGCTCGACCCCGGAGTTGAGTCAGCCGCTCTCGATGGGGGCGCCTGGCTCGGAGACGACGCCGAACAAGGGTTGATTACTGCAGCATTTGCGCAGGGGCATGCTGCGGCCGTGCTGCCGTATGGTGTCTATCGGCTCACGCGAACGCAAGTCAATTCCGCAGATGCTGCGGCAACGTGGCCAATCGATACTGAAATTTGGGTGGATCGCCGTGTCGCAAACGCCACGCACGCCGCGGGGGCCGAAGCCTCACTTGACGTGTGTGCGCCTGTCACTGGAACGGTTCTGGCGGTGGACGAGGAGTCGGTGCGGCTCGAACTTACCCACGGGTGGATCCTGAGTATCGCCGGGTTCAGGCCGGCCGTTGCAGTAGGGCACGTGTGCGCTACGGGGGAGCGGATCGGTACGCTTGAGCACCGAGAGACGATGCGCTCGATGCGGATCGGGATCCACAGGGCAGACGCGCCGATGGTGACAACTGAGCCAGACCGGGCAGCGCTCGTGGCACCCGAACGCGTGCCCGCATGGAGCCGCCTGTCCCGAGACCCCGCGAGAGTGCTCGGCCTCGAGTCGCTCGCGCAGCGCGACGAATCTGACGATGAGCAGCAGCGGCGTGAGCGCGCGTTTGCGAGCGCGCAAGAGCGCTATTACGAGCGCCCCATGCAGGTGCAACGCGGTTGGCGACACCACCTCGTCGATACGACTGGCCGGTCATACGTCGACATGGTGAACAACGTGAGCGGGTTGGGCCACGGCCATCCGGGAGTGGCCGACGCGGTGAATCGCCAGATACGCCTGCTGAACACGAACTCGAGATTCCTGTACCGTGAGCTTGCCGAATATAGCGAACGGCTCCTCGCCCTGCTGCCTGAGGGATCAGAGCTCGACACGGTGCTGCTCGTGAATAGCGGTTCAGAGGCCGTTGATCTCGCGCTTCGGGTGGCACAGGCAGCAACTGGTCGACGAACCGTTGTCGCGCTGCGTGAGGCTTACCACGGGTGGACGATGGCGAGTGATGCGGTGACCACGAGCGCCTACGACAACCCGAATGCGCTGGCTAGTAGGCCCGACTGGATTCACATCGCAGATGTACCGAACAGGTTTCGAGGCACCTATCGTGGCGATGCAGCCGATTTGTCGGTCGGCGCAAAGTATGCGGCGGATCTCGGCAGTGACCTTGACACGCTTGCAGCCAAAGGGCGCGATGTTGCCGGATTCATCTGTGAGTCTGTGCTCGGCAACGCTGGTGGCGTGATGCTGCCCGACGGCTACCTCACAGACGTCTACGCCCGTGTGCGGGCAGCTGGCGGTCTGTGTATCGCCGACGAGGTGCAGGTCGGATTTGGTCGCATGGGGTCGAGTTTCTGGGGCTTCGAGCAGTCGGGCGTAATGCCCGACATCATCACCATCGCAAAGCCAATGGGCAACGGGTTTCCGATTGGTGGGGTGATTACCTCGAAACGCATTGCCGATGCGCTGAGCGATCAGGGTCAATTCTTTTCTTCAGCGGGCGGCAACCCTCTCTCGTGCATGGTGGGCATCGCCGTGCTCGACGCGATGGAAGAAGAGAAGCTGCAGGAGAATGCCCAGGTGGTTGGGGCAAAGCTCATCGCAGGTTTCACTGCACTCGCTGAGAAGTACGAGATCATTGGGCCGATCCACGGTGAGGGGCTCTATCTCGGTGTCGAGCTCGTGCGTGATCGCGAGACGATGGAACCAGCGAAGGAAGAGGCCGCGGCGATTTGTGAGCGCCTGAAAGATCTGGGCGTGGTGGTGCTCACGACATCTGAGCGATCCAATGTGCTCAAGGTTAAGCCTCCGCTGTGCCTTACTGCAGAGAGCGCAGACTTTGTGGTCGAGCAGCTCGAACTCGTGCTGAGTACGGGGTGGTAG
- a CDS encoding putative FMN-dependent luciferase-like monooxygenase yields MTEIAFFTRLLDEAPAKERYQLATEQIQHAERFGFGRAWVAQHHFRGAEGGLPSPIVLLANVAAKTTKIRLGTAVITLTLEDPVRVAEDAVVADLLSGGRVDLGIGSGSNPSSFIPFGLQPANKAADYERKLATLITALAGGDLGAENTLYPEAGSLGRRVWQATFSASGGERAGKPGHGLLLSRTQPRPAELDGAPLHELQLPIIDAYKNALPAGVEPQITASRTVFVADDRAEALRFAEVGLRKHAKFFGGTEDSSLDELITRSDTHLGTPDEVAESLAQDRVLEHATEVAIQVHSVDAPHEHVLRSLELFSGKVAPHFGWDVA; encoded by the coding sequence ATGACTGAGATAGCTTTCTTTACGAGGTTGCTCGACGAGGCGCCTGCGAAGGAACGCTATCAACTTGCGACCGAGCAGATTCAACACGCTGAACGGTTCGGATTTGGTCGCGCATGGGTGGCGCAGCATCACTTTCGTGGAGCGGAAGGCGGGTTGCCATCGCCAATTGTTCTACTCGCCAATGTCGCGGCCAAGACCACGAAGATTCGCCTGGGCACGGCAGTGATCACGCTGACACTGGAGGATCCTGTTCGTGTGGCGGAAGACGCGGTGGTCGCTGATCTGCTTTCGGGCGGTCGCGTAGACCTGGGTATTGGAAGTGGGAGCAATCCGAGTTCGTTCATTCCGTTCGGGCTGCAGCCAGCGAATAAGGCTGCCGACTACGAACGAAAGCTTGCAACGCTGATCACAGCGCTTGCGGGCGGCGACTTGGGTGCGGAGAACACGCTTTACCCGGAGGCGGGGAGTCTTGGCCGGCGCGTCTGGCAGGCGACGTTTAGTGCGAGTGGGGGAGAACGGGCGGGTAAACCTGGTCACGGACTTCTGCTCAGTCGCACGCAACCGCGACCGGCTGAGTTGGATGGCGCACCGCTTCATGAGCTGCAGCTGCCAATTATCGATGCGTACAAGAACGCGCTGCCTGCGGGCGTAGAGCCCCAAATCACCGCCTCACGCACGGTGTTTGTGGCGGATGATCGGGCCGAGGCGCTGCGCTTCGCCGAGGTAGGACTGCGGAAGCACGCGAAGTTCTTTGGTGGGACAGAAGACAGCTCGCTCGACGAGCTCATTACTCGCAGCGATACACACTTGGGAACTCCTGATGAGGTCGCCGAGTCGCTCGCGCAGGATCGCGTCTTGGAGCACGCCACGGAGGTTGCAATCCAGGTGCACTCGGTCGATGCTCCGCACGAGCACGTGCTTCGCTCGCTTGAACTCTTCTCCGGAAAAGTCGCACCCCACTTCGGTTGGGATGTCGCGTAG
- the murI gene encoding glutamate racemase has protein sequence MNTRALSSSAPIGVFDSGVGGLTVARAIRDQLPNESILYVADSAHNPYGPRPIAEVRRLALEVLDELVAQGVKMLVIACNTASAAVLRDAYERYDVPVVEVIGPTVRSALAITRNGRVGLIGTAGTIQSRAYDDLFAVRSDVKLSSQACPRFVELVEAGKTSGEETLQVAEEYLRPLVEQGIDTLVLGCTHYPFLRGALRQVVGPGVALVSSDIETANSVFEVLTEQGLLRPAGAGEPTIRYETTGQDNDEFMRLARRMLGIGIDSIDPVPTGAIALPHNESQLLEEA, from the coding sequence GTGAATACGCGCGCGCTTTCTTCCAGCGCCCCAATCGGGGTGTTTGATTCGGGCGTAGGCGGCCTGACCGTTGCGCGCGCAATTCGAGACCAGCTGCCGAATGAGTCGATTCTGTATGTTGCCGACTCTGCGCATAACCCGTACGGCCCGAGGCCGATCGCCGAGGTGCGTCGTCTTGCGCTCGAAGTGCTCGACGAACTCGTTGCGCAGGGCGTGAAGATGCTCGTGATCGCGTGCAATACGGCGTCTGCCGCCGTGCTCAGGGACGCGTATGAGCGGTACGACGTTCCGGTGGTTGAGGTCATCGGGCCTACGGTGCGAAGCGCGCTCGCGATCACCCGCAACGGTAGGGTCGGGCTCATTGGCACGGCGGGCACCATTCAGTCGAGGGCCTACGACGATCTTTTCGCTGTGCGTTCAGACGTGAAGCTCAGCTCGCAGGCGTGTCCGCGCTTTGTCGAACTCGTTGAGGCAGGCAAGACGAGCGGTGAAGAAACGCTGCAGGTTGCAGAGGAGTACCTGCGCCCGCTCGTCGAGCAGGGCATTGACACACTTGTGCTCGGTTGCACCCACTACCCATTCCTGCGCGGCGCGCTGAGGCAGGTTGTAGGGCCCGGCGTCGCGCTGGTTTCGAGCGATATCGAGACCGCGAACAGCGTGTTCGAGGTGCTCACTGAGCAGGGCCTTCTTCGCCCGGCAGGTGCCGGAGAACCCACGATCCGCTACGAAACTACGGGGCAAGATAACGACGAATTCATGCGGCTCGCCCGCAGAATGCTCGGAATCGGCATTGACTCGATTGATCCAGTGCCGACCGGCGCAATTGCGCTGCCGCACAACGAATCTCAACTTCTGGAGGAAGCATGA
- a CDS encoding MarR family winged helix-turn-helix transcriptional regulator, with product MIAPDHSPHGEDPISGRLYEVDASDPKSELVDRAGLGTRDIAQIDTLMKALSALREEEQRISDASQRYMGLSALDMRALHYLIIAKNRDEVVTPSMIANYLEISAASTTKLLNRLEQGGHIVRHVHPVDRRAFAIEVTPESRAAAMQTVGSQHAQRFHSAARLSGDERDVVIRFLTEMTRDISMDKATWATPED from the coding sequence ATGATCGCTCCCGATCACTCACCACACGGTGAAGATCCGATCTCGGGCAGACTGTACGAGGTCGACGCAAGCGACCCCAAAAGTGAGCTGGTCGACCGTGCTGGTCTCGGCACGCGTGACATTGCGCAAATCGACACACTCATGAAAGCGCTCTCAGCGCTTCGCGAAGAAGAGCAGCGAATCTCTGATGCGTCGCAGCGATACATGGGCTTGAGCGCACTCGACATGCGCGCACTGCACTACCTCATCATCGCGAAGAACCGCGACGAGGTCGTGACTCCCAGCATGATCGCGAACTATCTCGAAATCTCTGCCGCGTCGACCACTAAGCTGCTCAATCGTCTCGAGCAGGGCGGGCATATTGTGCGCCACGTTCACCCGGTGGATCGCCGGGCCTTCGCAATCGAAGTGACCCCTGAATCGAGAGCTGCTGCGATGCAAACCGTAGGTTCGCAGCACGCACAGCGGTTTCACTCGGCAGCGCGCCTCTCAGGCGACGAACGCGATGTCGTCATTCGGTTTCTCACTGAGATGACTCGCGACATCTCAATGGACAAAGCAACTTGGGCAACGCCCGAAGACTAA
- a CDS encoding metal-sensitive transcriptional regulator has translation MSDQEIAGSGLEYDPEAKRKVINRLRRAHGQLAAVITAIDEDAHCRDVVQQLAAVSKALDRAGFLVISSALRQCLADPDSEDGTKSEELEKLFLSLA, from the coding sequence ATGTCTGATCAGGAAATTGCCGGGTCCGGTCTTGAGTACGATCCGGAGGCTAAACGTAAGGTCATTAATCGGCTGCGACGTGCCCACGGCCAACTTGCCGCGGTAATTACGGCAATTGATGAAGATGCGCACTGCAGAGACGTTGTTCAGCAGCTTGCGGCAGTGTCGAAGGCGCTTGATCGTGCGGGATTTCTCGTTATCTCGAGCGCGTTGCGGCAATGTCTGGCAGACCCGGACTCTGAGGATGGCACGAAGTCCGAAGAGCTGGAGAAGCTGTTCCTTTCACTCGCCTGA